A genomic region of Bacteroidales bacterium contains the following coding sequences:
- a CDS encoding carbohydrate kinase family protein, whose protein sequence is IMSGKKIILSGTGSSLIDYVYSGIDFNSPEFRKYLSRRTGDGGLHPGRLVFAEDLEKFAGKDFHTILHEFVGGREPDVANIGGPSVVSLIHAAQLLNSEEYEVKFYGASGADETGNFLRSRISHTPLNIKNYKVYEGEETPFTNVLSDPGYNGGAGERTFVNSIGAAWRFTPDDLDGSFFNSDIVAFGGTALVPHIHDNLTGLLEKAKKRDCLTVVNTVYDFRNEQKSPGEKWPLGEHSRSFPNIDLLLMDYDEALKISGKKDVHAAVEYYRSLGISALIITKGSDDAIVWSDGSLFSPDGYYSVPISEKVVRERSGQGSHQGDTTGCGDNFVGGVLTSVATQMQSGDPIFDLEEIISWGMASGGYATFYMGGTYMENEAQDKYQHVLPYIEAYKTQVKGIIK, encoded by the coding sequence TGATCATGAGCGGAAAGAAAATCATCCTATCCGGAACCGGCAGCTCGCTGATTGATTATGTATATTCCGGAATCGACTTTAATTCCCCGGAATTCCGGAAATATCTTTCCCGCAGAACGGGTGACGGGGGCCTGCATCCGGGTCGCCTGGTCTTTGCCGAAGATCTGGAAAAATTTGCCGGCAAGGATTTCCATACCATACTTCATGAATTTGTTGGCGGACGGGAACCCGATGTGGCGAATATTGGCGGTCCCAGCGTAGTATCGCTGATTCATGCCGCACAGCTTTTAAATTCTGAAGAATATGAAGTCAAATTTTATGGAGCATCGGGAGCCGATGAAACCGGTAATTTTTTAAGATCCCGCATTTCACATACTCCGTTGAATATAAAGAATTATAAAGTATACGAGGGAGAGGAGACCCCTTTTACCAATGTTTTATCCGATCCCGGTTACAATGGTGGTGCGGGAGAACGGACTTTTGTCAACAGCATTGGTGCTGCCTGGAGGTTTACACCCGACGATCTGGATGGATCCTTTTTCAATTCCGATATCGTGGCTTTCGGTGGTACGGCCCTGGTACCCCATATTCACGATAATCTGACCGGATTACTGGAAAAGGCTAAGAAAAGGGATTGCCTGACCGTCGTGAATACCGTTTACGATTTTCGAAATGAACAGAAAAGTCCCGGTGAGAAATGGCCTTTGGGGGAACATTCACGCAGTTTTCCCAACATAGATCTTTTATTGATGGATTATGACGAAGCTTTGAAAATTAGCGGAAAGAAAGATGTTCACGCCGCCGTGGAATACTATCGGTCGCTGGGCATTTCTGCTTTAATTATAACAAAGGGCAGTGATGATGCCATTGTATGGTCGGATGGTTCCCTCTTTTCTCCGGACGGATATTATAGCGTTCCAATTTCTGAAAAAGTTGTACGGGAACGATCCGGTCAGGGGTCCCATCAAGGCGATACCACCGGTTGTGGCGATAATTTCGTTGGAGGGGTTTTAACATCAGTTGCAACCCAGATGCAGAGTGGTGACCCTATTTTTGACCTTGAGGAGATCATTTCCTGGGGTATGGCTTCAGGGGGATATGCCACCTTTTATATGGGGGGCACCTATATGGAAAATGAGGCGCAGGATAAATACCAACATGTTCTGCCCTACATAGAAGCCTACAAAACCCAGGTTAAAGGTATTATCAAATAA